From one Lolium rigidum isolate FL_2022 chromosome 4, APGP_CSIRO_Lrig_0.1, whole genome shotgun sequence genomic stretch:
- the LOC124647396 gene encoding uncharacterized protein LOC124647396 encodes MTNQAGHVHTDTILPRGSAQTKNRFRRAATAIRLVYVLQEEEDQILDIQVLGLFLRKFLCSLFIVMIAWILESWHMQGGAVRYWFGEWVYARFTWQSFHSGLLIVG; translated from the exons ATGACAAATCAGGCTGGCCATGTACACACTGACACCATTCTTCCCAGGGGCAGTGCCCAAACCAA GAACAGGTTCAGGAGAGCGGCCACTGCAATAAG GTTGGTCTATGTTCTACAGGAGGAGGAAGATCAGATTCTTGACATTCAG GTACTTGGATTGTTTCTTCGGAAGTTCCTGTGCAGTTTATTTATCGTGATGATTGCATGGATTTTGGAGAGTTGGCATATGCAAGGGGGAGCTGTGAGGTATTGGTTTGGAGAGTGGGTATATGCAAG GTTTACATGGCAATCCTTCCATTCTGGCCTTCTCATTGTCGGTTGA